Proteins from a genomic interval of Panthera uncia isolate 11264 chromosome C1 unlocalized genomic scaffold, Puncia_PCG_1.0 HiC_scaffold_4, whole genome shotgun sequence:
- the KCNA3 gene encoding potassium voltage-gated channel subfamily A member 3 — MDEHLSLLRSPPPPSARHRAHPPQSPASGGGGGGAHTLVNPGYAEPATGPELPPDMTVVPGDHLLEPEAADGGGGPPQGGCGGGGGCDRDRYEPLPPALPAAGEQDCCGERVVINISGLRFETQLKTLCQFPETLLGDPKRRMRYFDPLRNEYFFDRNRPSFDAILYYYQSGGRIRRPVNVPIDIFSEEIRFYQLGEEAMEKFREDEGFLREEERPLPRHDFQRQVWLLFEYPESSGPARGIAIVSVLVILISIVIFCLETLPEFRDEKDYPAASSQEQFEAAGNSTSGAPAGASSFSDPFFVVETLCIIWFSFELLVRFFACPSKATFSRNIMNLIDIVAIIPYFITLGTELAERQGNGQQAMSLAILRVIRLVRVFRIFKLSRHSKGLQILGQTLKASMRELGLLIFFLFIGVILFSSAVYFAEADDPTSGFSSIPDAFWWAVVTMTTVGYGDMHPVTIGGKIVGSLCAIAGVLTIALPVPVIVSNFNYFYHRETEGEEQAQYMHVGSCQHLSSSAEELRKARSNSTLSKSEYMVIEEGGMNHSAFPQTPFKTGNSTATCTTNNNPNSCVNIKKIFTDV; from the coding sequence ATGGACGAGCACCTCAGCCTGCTGCGCTCACCGCCGCCGCCCTCCGCCCGCCACCGCGCCCACCCTCCCCAGAGCCCCgcgagcggcggcggcggcggcggcgcccaCACCCTGGTGAACCCCGGCTACGCCGAGCCCGCCACAGGCCCCGAGCTGCCGCCCGACATGACGGTGGTGCCCGGGGACCACCTGCTGGAGCCGGAGGCGGCCGACGGCGGCGGGGGCCCACCGCagggcggctgcggcggcggcggaggctgCGACCGCGACCGCTACGAGCCGCTGCCGCCCGCGCTGCCGGCCGCCGGCGAGCAGGACTGCTGCGGGGAGCGCGTGGTGATCAACATCTCCGGGCTGCGCTTCGAGACGCAGCTCAAGACCCTCTGCCAGTTCCCGGAGACGCTGCTGGGCGACCCCAAGCGGCGCATGAGGTACTTCGACCCGCTCCGCAACGAGTACTTCTTCGACCGCAACCGGCCCAGCTTCGACGCCATCCTCTACTACTACCAGTCGGGCGGCCGCATCCGCCGGCCGGTCAACGTGCCCATCGACATCTTCTCCGAGGAGATCCGCTTCTACCAGCTGGGCGAGGAGGCCATGGAGAAGTTCCGCGAGGACGAGGGCTTCCTGCGGGAGGAGGAGCGGCCCCTGCCCCGCCACGACTTCCAGCGCCAGGTGTGGCTGCTCTTCGAGTACCCGGAGAGCTCCGGGCCGGCGCGGGGCATCGCCATCGTGTCCGTGCTCGTCATCCTCATCTCCATTGTCATCTTCTGCCTGGAGACGCTGCCCGAGTTCCGCGACGAGAAGGACTACCCCGCCGCGTCGTCGCAGGAGCAGTTCGAGGCGGCCGGCAACAGCACGTCGGGGGCGCCCGCCGGAGCCTCCAGCTTCTCGGATCCCTTCTTCGTGGTGGAGACCCTGTGCATCATCTGGTTCTCCTTTGAGCTGCTGGTGCGGTTCTTCGCTTGCCCCAGCAAAGCCACCTTCTCGCGAAACATCATGAACCTGATAGACATCGTGGCCATCATCCCTTATTTCATCACTCTGGGCACCGAGCTGGCTGAGCGACAGGGCAATGGACAGCAAGCCATGTCCCTGGCCATCCTGAGGGTCATCCGGCTGGTGCGCGTCTTCCGCATCTTCAAGCTCTCCCGGCACTCCAAGGGGCTGCAGATCCTGGGCCAGACGCTGAAGGCTTCCATGCGGGAGCTGGGCTTGcttatctttttcctctttatcGGGGTCATCCTTTTCTCCAGCGCGGTCTACTTTGCCGAGGCAGACGACCCCACTTCAGGTTTTAGCAGTATCCCGGATGCCTTCTGGTGGGCAGTGGTAACCATGACAACAGTAGGTTACGGTGACATGCACCCGGTGACCATAGGGGGCAAGATTGTGGGGTCGCTCTGTGCCATCGCTGGTGTCTTGACCATTGCTTTGCCAGTCCCTGTGATTGTTTCCAACTTCAATTACTTCTACCACCGGGAGACAGAAGGGGAAGAACAAGCCCAGTACATGCACGTGGGAAGTTGCCAGCACCTCTCCTCGTCGGCGGAGGAGCTCCGAAAAGCAAGGAGTAACTCGACTCTGAGTAAGTCGGAGTATATGGTGATCGAAGAGGGGGGCATGAACCATAGCGCGTTCCCCCAGACCCCTTTCAAAACGGGCAATTCCACTGCCACCTGCACCACGAACAATAATCCCAACTCCTGTGTCAACATCAAAAAGATATTTACTGACGTTTAA